The following proteins are co-located in the Desulfonatronum sp. SC1 genome:
- the rpiB gene encoding ribose 5-phosphate isomerase B has translation MSSPTVVIGSDHAGFDLKTAVTRHLQETGFEIKDLGARSKESCDYPLVAGDVCREVLTSGHPGILICGTGMGMSMAANRFPGIRAALCTNEYLARMTRAHNDANVLCLGSRVLGDELAKSIVDVFLASDFEGERHQRRIKQIETLNANS, from the coding sequence ATGTCGTCACCTACGGTCGTCATCGGTTCCGACCATGCTGGATTTGATCTCAAAACCGCCGTCACACGCCATCTGCAAGAAACGGGCTTCGAGATCAAGGACTTGGGAGCACGCTCCAAGGAGTCTTGCGACTACCCTCTCGTAGCCGGCGATGTCTGCCGGGAAGTCCTGACCTCTGGACATCCCGGCATCCTGATCTGCGGCACGGGCATGGGCATGAGCATGGCCGCCAACCGCTTTCCCGGCATCCGCGCGGCCCTGTGCACCAATGAATACCTCGCCCGGATGACCCGAGCGCACAACGACGCCAACGTACTCTGCCTGGGCTCGCGGGTCCTGGGCGACGAGTTGGCCAAAAGCATCGTCGACGTGTTTTTGGCCTCTGACTTTGAAGGTGAGCGCCACCAGCGCCGCATCAAGCAGATCGAAACCCTGAACGCCAATTCATAA